One segment of Primulina tabacum isolate GXHZ01 chromosome 14, ASM2559414v2, whole genome shotgun sequence DNA contains the following:
- the LOC142523669 gene encoding LOW QUALITY PROTEIN: uncharacterized protein At4g10930 (The sequence of the model RefSeq protein was modified relative to this genomic sequence to represent the inferred CDS: deleted 1 base in 1 codon), producing MDVDLVTEEMWEGDNCILDENNEDILNFDGERCGICMDVIIDRGVLDCCQHWFCFACIDNWATITSLCPLCQNEFQLITCVPVYDTVGGYKTDEDTIHRDDDWLIEGKNNTLSFPSYYIDENAVVCLDEDGCKIRSGSVAVEEDLDVDTSIACDSCDKWYHAFCVGFDPEGTSDSSWLCPRCFVDNVSQKPHEVLTSKQSNQLGSGLSSGYCLAKSSLSERVSISVADDGETAIVISLLEGNQRTEESRESVLGCGEDVKNTLSTSNSNVLNSEETLFDRNGAALHLGQPEMELTVLEDGSYSQSNSLSSPKLKMSTGDADNIAPEHSNNRIRDLGFNHNIGSSGLTVMTDLKVDDKAEDHVPEDAEPNKNLEEYLLPADKKASNKMEVLSVNSTTPDEKETSIKVTGAKRKLGDRRNDGNAREASADGKFTPKKIRPDRNNQLICMKDQAAEPAQVDISAIVQGTDHRSHNQHEHRLCSNETSKERESAVRLRLKKIMRRTGDGKDTSPLVQELRRKIREAVRDKSSKDPGKTLFDPKLLEAFRAALAGSGTENIKPALDMKAKRSLLQKGKVRESLTKKIYGSGGKRRRAWTRECEIEFWKHRCIKTTGPEKIQTLNSVLDQLRDDSGYSDKTIGKEEGAKVSILSRLYLADTSVFPRKNDIQPVSALKDVATLEQKREVGRAEKASKSSTVDHSDKILLKNSSLPVISHPLDVKGTDKSVKGLKAETASCEVHQKRLPKGSSTLASCGMKASSKKDTVNKLDVTKGDKRKWALEVLARKTASSNKNAAREKDGDSAILKGNYSLLAQLPKEMQPVLAPCRHNKISVPVRQAQLYRLAEHFLKKVNPSSAVRTAETELAVADAVNIEKEVADKSNSKLVYVNLCSQEVLRRSDSMNSDKIKDSNLCSTSEALSDEAADETNCILSDLVVEDALRSAGLMSDSPPNSPTGSVDDIKKGAVSEKSEDEGPDDVFEVDSHPELDIYGDFEYNLEDDDFIGAGGPKISELQPEPKIKMVFSSLNLGKTSGTLGIQGHEGIADFGALKGSSYLLESQNKPSGGSSVANGGLDDYPVTNFLVDGNKEPSLADCEELYGPDKEPLIVKYSYSPSTTPVEQIVKKTLLGDSSDAEKDSGKAIENHVGNSNVVANSNSSPLLEESSSCSQKRENVSTKEKKSYVDTKKESKSSNSVMHKVEAYIKEHVRPLCKSGVITVEQYRWAVQKTTEKVVKYHSKEKNANFLIKEGEKVKKLAEQYVEASQKAK from the exons ATGGATGTGGATTTGGTTACAGAGGAAATGTGGGAGGGTGATAATTGTATTCTTGATGAGAACAATGAG gatattttgaattttgatggtGAAAGATGTGGGATATGCATGGATGTTATCATTGACCGAGGGGTGCTTGATTGCTGCCAACATTG GTTCTGTTTTGCCTGCATTGACAACTGGGCTACCATCACTAGCCTTTGTCCACTTTGTCAGAATGAGTTTCAGCTGATAACTTGTGTGCCT GTATATGATACAGTTGGTGGCTATAAAACTGACGAGGACACAATACACag AGATGATGACTGGTTAATTGAAGGGAAAAATAACACCCTTTCTTTTCCCTCGTACTATATTGATGAGAAT GCAGTTGTCTGTTTGGATGAAGATGGCTGCAAAATTCGAAGTGGATCAGTTGCAGTTGAAGAAGATTTGGATGTTGATACATCCATTGCTTGTGATTCATGTGATAAATG GTATCATGCTTTTTGTGTGGGATTTGATCCTGAAGGCACTAGTGACAGCTCATGGCTGTGCCCCAG ATGTTTTGTTGATAATGTCTCTCAAAAGCCACACGAGGTCTTAACATCAAAGCAAAGTAACCAGCTTGGTTCAGGACTTTCTAGCGGTTATTGTCTAGCAAAATCTTCTCTCTCTGAAAGGGTATCAATATCCGTAGCTGATGATGGAGAGACAGCTATAGTCATTTCATTACTTGAAGGGAACCAAAGGACTGAAGAATCAAGAGAATCGGTATTGGGA TGTGGTGAGGACGTGAAAAACACATTGTCCACGTCTAATTCTAACGTTCTGAACTCAGAGGAAACTTTATTCGATCGGAATGGTGCTGCATTACACTTGGGTCAACCAGAAATGGAACTTACTGTGTTGGAAGATGGTAGTTACAGTCAATCTAATTCATTATCCTCTCCTAAGTTAAAAATGAGTACTGGTGATGCAGACAATATAGCACCGGAACATTCAAACAACAGAATACGCGACTTAGGCTTCAATCATAATATTGGTTCATCGGGACTCACGGTTATGACTG ACTTGAAGGTCGATGACAAAGCTGAAGATCATGTTCCAGAAGATGCGGaaccaaataaaaatttagaagaATATCTTTTACCAG CTGACAAAAAGGCATCCAATAAAATGGAGGTACTATCAGTTAACAGTACAACACCTGACGAAAAAGAAACCAGCATCAAAGTTACTGGTGCTAAAAGGAAGCTTGGAGATAGAAG AAATGATGGTAATGCAAGAGAAGCTAGTGCTGATGGAAAATTTACTCCTAAGAAAATCAGGCCTGATAGGAACAATCAACTGATTTGTATGAAGGATCAAGCAGCCGAACCTGCTCAAGTTGATATATCAGCTATAGTTCAGGGAACAGATCATAGATCTCATAATCAGCATGAACATAGACTTTGTTCCAATGAAACCTCTAAAGAAAGAGAAAGTGCTGTTAGGTTGAGGCTCAAAAAGATTATGAGGAGAACTGGTGATGGTAAAGATACGTCACCGTTAGTTCAAGAGCTTAGAAGAAAAATTAGAGAAGCTGTTCGTGATAAATCCTCTAAAGACCCTGGTAAAACTCTTTTTGATCCAAAACTTCTGGAAGCTTTCCGAGCTGCTTTGGCAGGATCAGGGACTGAAAACATTAAGCCAGCTCTGGATATGAAGGCAAAAAGGTCATTATTGCAGAAGGGAAAAGTGCGTGAAAGCctgacaaaaaaaatttatgggaGTGGAGGAAAACGGAGAAGAGCATGGACTCGGGAATGTGAAATTGAGTTCTGGAAACATCGCTGCATAAAAACAACCGGGCCTGAAAAAATTCAGACTTTGAATTCGGTTCTTGACCAGCTAAGAGATGATTCTGGTTACTCTGATAAAACAATTGGGAAGGAAGAGGGGGCAAAAGTTTCCATACTTTCAAGGTTGTATTTAGCTGACACGTCTGTGTTTCCAAGGAAGAATGACATCCAGCCTGTTTCTGCCCTTAAAGATGTTGCAACCCTCGAACAGAAGAGAGAAGTTGGTAGAGCAGAAAAAGCATCAAAATCATCGACTGTAGACCACtctgataaaattttattgaagaacTCGTCATTGCCGGTGATTTCTCATCCTTTAGATGTTAAAGGGACTGATAAGAGTGTCAAGGGTTTGAAGGCTGAAACAGCTTCCTGTGAagtgcatcagaaaagattACCCAAAGGATCTTCTACTCTTGCATCATGTGGAATGAAGGCATCTTCTAAGAAGGATACAGTGAATAAATTGGATGTCACAAAAGGTGATAAAAGGAAATGGGCCTTGGAAGTTCTTGCAAGGAAAACGGCATCCTCAAACAAGAATGCCGCACGAGAGAAAGACGGGGACAGTGCCATTCTTAAAGGGAACTATTCATTATTG GCTCAACTACCGAAAGAAATGCAACCAGTTTTGGCACCTTGTCGTCACAATAAAATCTCAGTACCAGTTAGGCAG GCTCAACTTTATCGCTTAGCCGAGCACTTTTTGAAGAAAGTAAATCCATCATCTGCTGTCAGAACAGCTGAAACAGAGTTGGCTGTTGCGGATGCTGTAAATATCGAAAAGGAAGTAGCTGACAAATCAAATAGCAAGTTAGTGTACGTGAATCTGTGTTCGCAGGAGGTATTGCGGAGATCAGACAGTAtgaattctgataaaattaaagACTCTAATCTTTGCTCTACTTCAGAGGCCCTCTCTGACGAAGCAGCTGATGAAACTAACTGTATCCTTTCGGATTTAGTAGTTGAGGACGCACTTAGAAGTGCAGGTCTCATGTCTGACTCCCCACCAAATAGTCCCACTGGCTCTGTTGATGACATAAAAAAGGGAGCTGTCTCGGAAAAAAGTGAAGATGAAGGACCTGAtgatgtatttgaagttgattcTCATCCAGAACTTGATATCTACGGAGATTTTGAGTATAATTTGGAGGATGATGACTTCATTGGTGCTGGCGGCCCAAAGATTTCCGAGCTACAGCCTGAACCAAAAATTAAAATGGTCTTCTCCTCCCTTAACCTTGGGAAAACAAGTGGGACGCTAGGTATCCAGGGTCATGAGGGGATAGCAGATTTTGGAGCTTTAAAGGGCTCGTCCTATCTGCTCGAATCTCAGAATAAACCTAGTGGTGGAAGCTCTGTTGCTAATGGTGGATTAGACGATTACCCTGTTACAAATTTTTTGGTTGATGGGAACAAAGAGCCTTCCCTTGCAGACTGTGAAGAACTCTATGGACCTGACAAAGAACCACTTATAGTAAAATATTCCTACTCTCCATCAACAACGCCTGTTGAGCAGATAGTCAAGAAGACATTACTTGGAGACAGCTCAGACGCAGAAAAGGATTCTGGAAAAGCAATTGAGAATCATGTGGGAAATTCAAATGTGGTTGCTAATTCAAACTCCTCTCCTTTGTTAGAAGAGTCATCTTCCTGTTCGCAGAAAAGGGAGAATGTGTCAACGAAGGAGAAGAAATCTTACGTTGACACCAAGAAGGAATCAAAAAGCAGCAATTCCGTCATGCACAAG GTTGAAGCATATATCAAAGAGCACGTTAGACCGTTGTGCAAGAGTGGTGTGATCACAGTAGAACAATACCGGTGGGC